GGGGAGTGCTTTTCTTTTGCAGCACTTGGACATTTGAATTTTATACAGATTTGTTAcgacactcagtacgtttacatggacaacaatattccgatattaaccggattaagaaactaccatgtaaacagcgattattgatgaccttaatccggctaaagtcatactcgaagtaaacacaaatcgaattaagacatgtggagtattcctctTTTAGTCGCATAATCAACGTGCATTATAGacacgtaaacaccttaatcacactgttaacgtcTTGTGGGagttttctccacattttgtgacaggacaagTACACACAcggtggtttgggacgcagcccatggcttcaagcagtcgtctatttgcacgtaccgcatgacaaataattaactgcacttgaagccttcgtaaaattaaaaataaaacacccaaaactgaatatggtaccataacgaagacgaagtgtatgtcgatacgtgaaactctggagggaacgtcggacggcgtggcgtggtgacgtaatgacgtgtatcgttaatcgatctatgttctataacatgtaaaacgggaacatgaaaggagtattctaaaagcaactcatatAAACATTAAACTTCATTTAACATCATATAACCAGTCAATCTCTCATACAGATTCTGGGGTCCAAATCtttcaaaataataacatgGATATGAGAAAAAAGTACACAATCCTGGGTACCAATCCAAATTTTGCTAACATATTCCTACATTCATGCACAAGCGGTGTTgcaaacaaacatacaattaTCAAAAACATATTAGTAAAATACACGATAGTCTTACCTGGCCCATGTATGGCTGCTGGAGCATTCTATGATCGAGATTAGACTGTGCACAGAGAGGATGACTTCCTCCCTGGAGCTCTCCAGGCCGCCCATGCTTCTCCTGACCCACAGTATCCAAGCAGGTTAGCAGCTCCTCCAGATACTCACCCACATGTGAGTGCCCAGTAGGAGTGTAGGAGGGAGGAAGTTCCTGGCTGCAGTTCATGGACACAGTATTTAATTGGCTCATATAAGGAAGTCCCTGATGCAAATGGTTGGATTCCAGGTAAAAGCTTCCAGGTTGCTGCAATCCAGACTGTAAGACAGCTGGAAGCTGCTGGTTAATGGAGCTGCCCTCTGTAAGAGAAACACTGCCACTGCCATTCACCTCAGTGTGCTTCAGTCTATGATACACCTCCTTCTCAGGATAAAAGAAGCATGAATGCTCAGGTTGGTATACATGCTTGTGGTTCACTGGATGAGGTGACTGCTCTTGTGGATTCAACTGAAGTCCATGTGGTGTTAAGCTTGGCTGTTTGTACAGATGAGACTGTGCTTGAAGAGACCCCTGATGATTTTGCATAGAAGAGGATTGCTGAGGTTGTGAATGGGATTGCTTTAGTATAAACGGCTGCATCTTTGGCTCTGAAGGcttggaaagaaaagaagagtggTGTTGCTGGGACTGTGACATTAAAGGACTAGGTAAAAAAAGCTGCTGACCCTGTGACCATGGGCTCAGTGATGgctgtgatggaggatgtgacTGAGGTGCAATACTAGGGAGACACCTCTCCTCCGGATTGGCCTGAACGCTGCTGGGAAGTGCAAAGTCCACCTTCTTCCTAAGAGACTCTTGAACATAGGAGAGAACATCATCAGTAAAGTCTTTGAAGCCATATCGACCATCCAGCTCTACGTTAAGGAACAGCTCTTCTTGTTGTAGAAGATCCAAGTCTTCTGGAGTGATCCCCAGACTGCCCATGAAGCTCGTGAGCTCACAGTTGCTCTCTTCCCCTCCAGAGCTGATGGCAGGATCTGGTTTAAAGAGCGATGTCTcagggagagaaagaatgtTCTTTTGCCAGTTACTAGAAAAGATCCCAccaagctcctcctcctcttcctcgggGTCCCGAGCTCTCATTAGCTCATCTGAACCTGAAGGGCATACATAGATAGACTCATCTTGTTTCATCATGGAGCCCAGGAGAGAGTTGGGATCTAGTCCACCAGGGAGTTTCTGTTGGTTACCGTCTCCTGGAGTAACAGATGCAATAGATTCTGCGGAGGGAGTGCCGCTAAAGGACTTGGACAGGTTCATGTCATACAGTACAGCCTCTCCTGTGGTGAGGCTGAAGGGAAGCATGAGGCTACGTTTCTTCAAGgtctcttctccttcttcatccCTGCAAGAGGACAATATGTTACtatatgtgtgtataagtgCATTTGAATATATTGCCTCTTGGGTATAAAATATCTTTACACTGGAATAAAAAAGAGGAATGGGACTTGCATGAGAACTCTTTGAGAGGCAATGATAAAATCAGGCCGGCCGTTTTTGTAGATGAGTCTGGCATTAGCCTGCACCCAAACCCAGGCACTCTGTTTGGTAAGCAGCCTAAATACAGTCAACCCAGTCTCACCTGTCTTTATCACTGCAGAGGAGAAGCGAAGGGAGGTTGTACATAGTATTAACCTGTTATTactctttatatttaaatatatcagGACAATTAAAGAATTCACACAGG
This Ictalurus furcatus strain D&B chromosome 1, Billie_1.0, whole genome shotgun sequence DNA region includes the following protein-coding sequences:
- the ahr1a gene encoding aryl hydrocarbon receptor 1a; the encoded protein is METTSSKNIYASRRRRKPVLKSVKESPVEPAKSNPSKRHRDRLNGELDRLASLLPFHQDIVAKLDKLTVLRLSVGCLRAKSHFNTVLKTSSSNQSANNGAKAHVQELPEGELLLQVINGFLLVVTCNGAVFYVSSTVQDYLGFHQSDIIHQSVYELIHTEDRAEFHRQLHWALNPSNSPDTGQLVEATQDAQLPHTYYNPEQLPPENSAFLERNFVCRLRCLLNNSSGFLAMNFQGRLKFLHGQNEKSPEGKPIPPQLALFALACPLQPPSILEIRAKNFFFRTKHKLDFTPTACDAKGKIVLGYTEAELCYRGSGYQFIHAADMLHCAENHMRMIKTGETGLTVFRLLTKQSAWVWVQANARLIYKNGRPDFIIASQRVLMDEEGEETLKKRSLMLPFSLTTGEAVLYDMNLSKSFSGTPSAESIASVTPGDGNQQKLPGGLDPNSLLGSMMKQDESIYVCPSGSDELMRARDPEEEEEELGGIFSSNWQKNILSLPETSLFKPDPAISSGGEESNCELTSFMGSLGITPEDLDLLQQEELFLNVELDGRYGFKDFTDDVLSYVQESLRKKVDFALPSSVQANPEERCLPSIAPQSHPPSQPSLSPWSQGQQLFLPSPLMSQSQQHHSSFLSKPSEPKMQPFILKQSHSQPQQSSSMQNHQGSLQAQSHLYKQPSLTPHGLQLNPQEQSPHPVNHKHVYQPEHSCFFYPEKEVYHRLKHTEVNGSGSVSLTEGSSINQQLPAVLQSGLQQPGSFYLESNHLHQGLPYMSQLNTVSMNCSQELPPSYTPTGHSHVGEYLEELLTCLDTVGQEKHGRPGELQGGSHPLCAQSNLDHRMLQQPYMGQNGALGDLQGSFEEDGIGGLAAQPPQQHSCDSRPHPDLSMGYM